A genomic segment from Sciurus carolinensis chromosome 1, mSciCar1.2, whole genome shotgun sequence encodes:
- the LOC124988566 gene encoding antigen-presenting glycoprotein CD1d-like isoform X1: MGGAHRIPTLGDMGLVLFLLSWVLPQVWGSSEVLGRSFLFRCLQISSFANSSWWRTDGLAWLGELQTHRWSNASDKIDSLKPWALGTFSSQQYDQLQSIFRGYRSSFTRDIQEFAKMLSLEYPIELQLSAGCEVHPGNISENFVYAAYQGKYILSFQGSAWEPAPHAPHLVESVVKVLNQDRGTSEMLQRLLRDTCPQLVNGILEKGKSELEKQVKPEAWLSRGPSPGPDRLLLVCHVSGFYPQPVRVMWMRDEQEQQGTQRGDILPNADETWYLRATLDVAAGEAAGLACRVKHSSLGGQDLVLYWDGSHTSVGLTILLTCLAFLFMLILGLTLWMRRHRLYEDIL, from the exons ATGGGCGGAGCCCACAGGATTCCCACACTCGGCGACATGGGGCTCGTCCTGTTCCTGCTGTCGTGGGTGCTCCCGCAGGTTTGGGGAAGTTCTGAGG TTCTGGGAAGGAGTTTCCTCTTCCGCTGCCTCCAGATCTCATCCTTCGCTAATAGCAGCTGGTGGCGCACAGATGGCTTGGCGTGGTTGGGGGAGCTGCAGACGCACAGATGGAGCAATGCGTCGGACAAGATCGACTCTTTgaagccctgggccctgggcaccTTCAGCAGCCAGCAGTATGACCAACTGCAATCTATATTTCGGGGTTATCGAAGCAGCTTCACCAGGGACATACAGGAATTCGCCAAAATGCTGTCTTTAGAGT ATCCCATTGAGCTTCAGTTGTCTGCAGGCTGTGAGGTGCACCCTGGGAACATCTCAGAGAACTTTGTGTATGCAGCATATCAAGGAAAATATATCCTGAGTTTCCAAGGTTCTGCTTGGGAGCCTGCCCCACATGCCCCACATTTGGTAGAATCCGTGGTGAAAGTACTCAACCAGGACCGGGGGACATCTGAAATGCTACAGAGGCTCCTCAGAGACACCTGTCCACAATTAGTCAATGGCATCCTAGAGAAAGGGAAGTCGGAACTGGAGAAACAAG TGAAGCCCGAGGCCTGGCTGTCCAGGGGCCCCAGTCCTGGACCTGACCGTCTGCTGCTGGTGTGCCATGTGTCTGGATTCTACCCACAGCCAGTGCGGGTGATGTGGATGCGGGATGAGCAGGAGCAGCAGGGCACTCAGAGAGGTGACATCCTGCCCAACGCTGATGAGACGTGGTATCTCAGAGCAACCCTGGATGTGGCAGCTGGAGAGGCGGCTGGCCTGGCCTGCAGAGTGAAGCACAGCAGCCTAGGAGGGCAGGACCTTGTCCTCTACTGGG ATGGGAGCCACACCTCTGTGGGCCTGACCATCCTACTGACATGCCTGGCGTTTCTCTTTATGCTCATTCTAGGCTTAACCTTGTGGATGAGGAGACACCG CCTCTATGAAGACATCCTGTGA
- the LOC124988566 gene encoding antigen-presenting glycoprotein CD1d-like isoform X2: protein MGGAHRIPTLGDMGLVLFLLSWVLPQVWGSSEVLGRSFLFRCLQISSFANSSWWRTDGLAWLGELQTHRWSNASDKIDSLKPWALGTFSSQQYDQLQSIFRGYRSSFTRDIQEFAKMLSLEYPIELQLSAGCEVHPGNISENFVYAAYQGKYILSFQGSAWEPAPHAPHLVESVVKVLNQDRGTSEMLQRLLRDTCPQLVNGILEKGKSELEKQVKPEAWLSRGPSPGPDRLLLVCHVSGFYPQPVRVMWMRDEQEQQGTQRGDILPNADETWYLRATLDVAAGEAAGLACRVKHSSLGGQDLVLYWGLTLWMRRHRLYEDIL, encoded by the exons ATGGGCGGAGCCCACAGGATTCCCACACTCGGCGACATGGGGCTCGTCCTGTTCCTGCTGTCGTGGGTGCTCCCGCAGGTTTGGGGAAGTTCTGAGG TTCTGGGAAGGAGTTTCCTCTTCCGCTGCCTCCAGATCTCATCCTTCGCTAATAGCAGCTGGTGGCGCACAGATGGCTTGGCGTGGTTGGGGGAGCTGCAGACGCACAGATGGAGCAATGCGTCGGACAAGATCGACTCTTTgaagccctgggccctgggcaccTTCAGCAGCCAGCAGTATGACCAACTGCAATCTATATTTCGGGGTTATCGAAGCAGCTTCACCAGGGACATACAGGAATTCGCCAAAATGCTGTCTTTAGAGT ATCCCATTGAGCTTCAGTTGTCTGCAGGCTGTGAGGTGCACCCTGGGAACATCTCAGAGAACTTTGTGTATGCAGCATATCAAGGAAAATATATCCTGAGTTTCCAAGGTTCTGCTTGGGAGCCTGCCCCACATGCCCCACATTTGGTAGAATCCGTGGTGAAAGTACTCAACCAGGACCGGGGGACATCTGAAATGCTACAGAGGCTCCTCAGAGACACCTGTCCACAATTAGTCAATGGCATCCTAGAGAAAGGGAAGTCGGAACTGGAGAAACAAG TGAAGCCCGAGGCCTGGCTGTCCAGGGGCCCCAGTCCTGGACCTGACCGTCTGCTGCTGGTGTGCCATGTGTCTGGATTCTACCCACAGCCAGTGCGGGTGATGTGGATGCGGGATGAGCAGGAGCAGCAGGGCACTCAGAGAGGTGACATCCTGCCCAACGCTGATGAGACGTGGTATCTCAGAGCAACCCTGGATGTGGCAGCTGGAGAGGCGGCTGGCCTGGCCTGCAGAGTGAAGCACAGCAGCCTAGGAGGGCAGGACCTTGTCCTCTACTGGG GCTTAACCTTGTGGATGAGGAGACACCG CCTCTATGAAGACATCCTGTGA